The genomic DNA CGGCGTCAGCTCTATTTTGGCGTGGCCGCATTACTGCTCGGTCTCTATCTTGGTATATTGGGGCTGGAATATACAATTGATGAACGGGAGCTGGCCGCCATCTCCAACCAGCCTACTACTGCCCCGACAGGTACAGTTAGTATTATCATAAAAGTGCCTGAGCGCATTTTGGAAGTATATAACGACGGACAGCTTTACAAAAAATACCGTGTCGCGGTCGGAAAAAGCAAAACACCTACTCCCGTGGGGGAATGGAAAGTCGTATGGAAAGACTATAACTGGGGATCGGGGTTCGGTACGCGCTGGATGGGATTAAATGTTCCCTGGGGAATTTATGGAATCCACGGCACAAACAACCCGTGGTCGATTGGCCGGTTCGCCAGTCATGGCTGTATCCGCATGCGTAATAAAGATGTGGAAGAACTGTTTGAATGGGTGCCAATCGGGACGGAGG from Sporolituus thermophilus DSM 23256 includes the following:
- a CDS encoding L,D-transpeptidase family protein; this encodes MNKFFSLKIRRRQLYFGVAALLLGLYLGILGLEYTIDERELAAISNQPTTAPTGTVSIIIKVPERILEVYNDGQLYKKYRVAVGKSKTPTPVGEWKVVWKDYNWGSGFGTRWMGLNVPWGIYGIHGTNNPWSIGRFASHGCIRMRNKDVEELFEWVPIGTEVKIVGPKVKVQRTLKKEMTGADVVMLQVKLKELGYLKARADGIFGAVTEEAVRAFQADKGLEVNGVVNRQMLDLLGI